In one Thermococcus sp. 2319x1 genomic region, the following are encoded:
- a CDS encoding 50S ribosomal protein L10 yields the protein MAHVAEWKKKEVEELAKLIKSYPVVALVDVAEVPAYPLSKMRESLRGKAVLRVSRNTLIELAIKKAAQELNNPDLEKLVGYIQGGAGILVTEMNPFKLYKFLEESKKPAPAKPGVPAPRDIVVPAGPTPLPPGPLVGEMQALGIPAKIERGKISIQQDTVVLKAGEIITPQLANILNQLGIEPLEVGLKLLAAYEDGIVYTPEVLAIDEEQYISMIQQAYIYAFNLSVNVAYPTKQTIEAIIQKAFLGAKNVAVEAGYITKETAGDILGRAFRVALLIAQELPEELLDEKTKELLNQQAQVIAAQPQPAEKAEEKVEEEEEEEEKEEEALAGLGALFG from the coding sequence ATGGCTCATGTCGCTGAGTGGAAGAAGAAGGAAGTTGAAGAACTTGCCAAGCTTATCAAGAGCTATCCAGTGGTTGCCCTTGTAGACGTGGCAGAGGTTCCAGCTTATCCCTTATCAAAGATGAGAGAAAGCCTTAGAGGCAAAGCCGTGCTTAGGGTTTCGAGAAACACCCTAATCGAGCTTGCAATTAAAAAAGCCGCTCAGGAGCTCAATAATCCAGATCTTGAAAAGCTTGTTGGTTACATCCAGGGTGGAGCGGGTATCCTTGTTACAGAAATGAACCCATTTAAGCTTTACAAATTCTTAGAAGAGAGTAAAAAGCCAGCTCCAGCTAAGCCCGGAGTTCCAGCTCCAAGAGACATTGTAGTTCCTGCAGGACCAACACCTCTCCCACCAGGACCTCTTGTAGGTGAGATGCAGGCTTTAGGAATTCCCGCAAAGATTGAGAGGGGTAAGATTTCGATTCAACAAGACACCGTAGTGCTTAAAGCTGGCGAGATTATAACTCCTCAGCTTGCTAACATTCTTAACCAGTTGGGAATTGAACCCCTTGAAGTGGGACTTAAGTTGCTCGCCGCTTACGAGGACGGCATTGTTTACACACCGGAAGTCCTTGCAATTGACGAGGAGCAGTACATCAGCATGATTCAACAGGCTTATATTTATGCCTTCAACTTGTCCGTAAACGTAGCATACCCAACAAAACAAACAATCGAGGCAATCATCCAGAAGGCATTCCTTGGTGCAAAGAACGTTGCTGTGGAAGCGGGGTACATTACCAAAGAGACCGCTGGGGACATACTTGGCAGGGCATTCAGAGTTGCATTGCTCATAGCTCAAGAGTTGCCAGAGGAGTTGCTTGATGAGAAGACCAAAGAACTTTTAAACCAACAAGCACAAGTTATAGCGGCTCAGCCTCAGCCAGCTGAAAAGGCTGAGGAGAAAGTTGAGGAAGAGGAGGAAGAAGAGGAGAAGGAAGAAGAGGCTCTCGCTGGATTGGGAGCTTTGTTTGGTTGA
- the rpl12p gene encoding 50S ribosomal protein P1 has product MEYVYAALLLHAAGKEITEENIKAVLQAAGVEVDEARVKALVAALEGVNIDEVIERAAMPVAVAAAPAAAPAAEAPAEKAPAKEEEKEEEKEEEVLAGLGALFG; this is encoded by the coding sequence ATGGAGTATGTATACGCTGCTTTATTGTTACACGCCGCTGGTAAGGAAATAACCGAAGAGAACATAAAGGCCGTACTCCAAGCTGCTGGAGTAGAGGTTGATGAGGCAAGAGTAAAGGCTCTCGTTGCAGCCCTTGAGGGAGTCAACATCGATGAGGTTATAGAAAGGGCTGCAATGCCAGTTGCAGTTGCAGCTGCTCCAGCTGCAGCCCCAGCTGCTGAGGCTCCTGCAGAGAAAGCTCCGGCAAAAGAGGAAGAGAAAGAAGAGGAGAAGGAAGAAGAGGTTCTTGCTGGACTTGGAGCCCTCTTCGGCTGA